GCGTCCGGGTGGGAGTGAACGATGCCGATCACTTCACCCAAGTCTTCAGCCGCAGCATAATCCTCAGGATCAAGCCGAAACTCTTCGTTAGGCTCCGCGGCGATGTTCCGGCATGGAACGTACTTCTGCGCGCGACCGACGGCCAGCAAAAGGCCGCAGCATTCGCGCGGATACTCGGCTGCAGCGTGCGCCTGGACCGCCGCAATGATGTGCTTGCGCATGGTCAGCTCCGGGCAATCAGGGAAACGGCGGGGAATCCACCGAAGGACAGTTCGTTGTTTTCGCCGAAGCGCAACTTGCAGGACGACAGGCAGCCCTTGCACTGATCCTTGGCCGGATCGTCTGTCGGGTTATCCTCGTCGTCGAACATGGCCGCGCCGGTATAGCCACAGTCCGGCCCCCGGTAACCGTTGGTCATGGCCCAGTGGCAGAACGTCGTCATCTGCCGTCCGGGAAGACCGTGGTTATCGATCTCGCCCGGTGAAGACAACTCCCAGACCACAGCCTCGCCGTCCTCGCTGGTTTTTTGGTCGATATACCAAATTTCCAGCGCTTCTTGTGTCGGGTCAGCAGTCGGGTTGCCATCGGGGAAGTTGGCCGCATCCAGGTACTGGGCCAGGGTCTCGCGAACCGTCAGCTTGAACTTCAGCATGTCCTCGAAAGCCAAGCACAACGCCGTGACGCGCCCATTGACGTTGCCGGCGGCGAACGTCGGTCGGGAGGCGGTACCGTCGCTGCTCGAGGAAATACCCTCAATCTGCACCGGCCAGGCCGCGTACTCTTCGCCCTGCCAGATAATCGACTTGGCGGGCAAGTCGTGCTCAGAATGCTCGTAGGCCAACAGTTCCTCAGCCGTGTGCGGGATTGCGTGGCCGTGAAAGCGCAGGTAATCAGCGCCGTATTCCGTCCCGTCAATTTCAAACAGGCGAATCTCGCCGCCGGGCTCCAGTTTCTGGATGTCCGTGATCAGTGCCATGGGCGGTTATCTCAGGGGTGGAAGGTTTGCTGGAAGGTGGCGGTGATGGCGTAGACCTGGCCGCCGCGGTGAATCGGCTTGTAGCCGTTGCACTTGTAGAGGCCAAGCTCGCCGAGGGGCGGCTCCCACAGGAAGCCCTTCGCACCCTTGTGCCGGTCGAGGAAGGCCATGATTTCCTTGATTCGCGGTTTCAGACCGGTAAAGGTCACCGGCCAGGACTGCGATCGATTGTTCAGGCCATCCTCGACCGACTGCTCGTAGCCATCGCCGAACTGCTTGGAGCGGACGCGCTGGGCAATATCTCCCTCCGCGCCTTTCTCCGTGGCCCAGGTAAATCGTTCGATTGCCATCAGCGCCCCTTGATTGCTTTGTTGATGACGCCGCCCTGGCGCATGTCCTTCGAGCGCAGCTCTTGGTATTTCTGTTCTACGAAGGTCGCCAGTTCTTTGCCGAACAGGTCATAGCCTGGCGCGTCAGCAGTGGACGAGGCATTGCCGTCGCCGTCGATGTGCACTTCTACATTGATCTGCGTTGCGCCAGACCCACCGCCGCCCATAGCCATAACGCCAAGCTTGCCGCTCGACGTACGGGTCAGAGGCATAATCGCCTCTGCCCCCGCCTCGCCCATGACGCCTGTTTTGCCTCCGGCCATGCCGAATGCCGTGGGCTTGCTTACGACCGAGTTGGTGAACGCACCGCCGTCGGCGAACATCTGGACGCCGCTCGCCCATGCACCACCTTTGGCCTGGGTGACTCCAGACCAGCCTGCCAGCACTTCAGGGCTGTAGCCTGCAGCGGTTGAGCCAGCCGATGTGGGTGTCGTGCCACCGCCGAAATACGCGCCTGCCGCCGAAACGCCAAGCCCCACGAGAGAACCGAGCAGTCCCGATGCCGCTTGCCGGGTGGCGATGCGCGCCATATCGGCGAGGATCGATTTGGCGAAATCCGAGAACGACGCCTTGCCGGTCATGGCAAAGTTGACGATGGAATCCTCCATGGAGCTGAAAGCGTTGCCGAATAGGCTCTTCGTCTGGCCTGCAATGTCCTTTGCCGAGTCCAGGTAGTTTTCCCAGGCAGCCGTAGCGCCCTTGGTCCAATCGCCCTGGGCGCTCTCCACGTCAGCGTAGTTTTGCCTGATCTGGTCGGTGGCTTTCTTGTTCGCGTCAGCGAGCGCCTGCGACTTGCGGGTGAATTCCTCATCCGACATTTTTCGCGACGGGTCGGATCGCTGGTTTTCCAGTTCCAGCGACTGCTGAGCAAACCGGTCTTGCTGACTGTTCAGTTGCCCGTTCAATGCGTTCTGACG
This genomic stretch from Pseudomonas orientalis harbors:
- a CDS encoding phage minor tail protein L, with product MALITDIQKLEPGGEIRLFEIDGTEYGADYLRFHGHAIPHTAEELLAYEHSEHDLPAKSIIWQGEEYAAWPVQIEGISSSSDGTASRPTFAAGNVNGRVTALCLAFEDMLKFKLTVRETLAQYLDAANFPDGNPTADPTQEALEIWYIDQKTSEDGEAVVWELSSPGEIDNHGLPGRQMTTFCHWAMTNGYRGPDCGYTGAAMFDDEDNPTDDPAKDQCKGCLSSCKLRFGENNELSFGGFPAVSLIARS
- a CDS encoding phage tail protein; the protein is MAIERFTWATEKGAEGDIAQRVRSKQFGDGYEQSVEDGLNNRSQSWPVTFTGLKPRIKEIMAFLDRHKGAKGFLWEPPLGELGLYKCNGYKPIHRGGQVYAITATFQQTFHP